In the genome of Campylobacter helveticus, the window GTGAGGCGAGTGAGTTGGCAAAAAAAAGCACCGATATTATTTTAATGCGTGAAGATTTGACGCTGATTAAGTTTTGCTTTATCTTAGCTCAAAAAACAAAAAGCATTATCAAACTCAATCTTTTCTGGGCATTTAGCTATAATCTTTTTAGCATACCCCTTGCCGCTGGGGCATTTAGCCTTTCGCTAAGTCCTCATTTAGCTGCTTTAATGATGAGTTTAAGCTCTTTAGCTGTGGTTTTAAATTCTCTAAGGCTTAAAATGGATAAAACTTTCTAAAATCACACCATCAACGCCCATTTCATAAAATTTTTCCAAATGACAAAAGTCCTCGACCACATATAAAATTTTGCTATCAAATAAATAAAATTCCGCCGCCTTTGCACTAAATTTAACCAAATTTTCATCTTTAAAAATCAAAAATTCAGCCCCCAAAGCATTAGAAAGAAAAATTTCATCTTTGCTCTTAATAAAAATGGCAAACTTAACCCCCTGCTTTTTCGCCTCTTTAATACATTTTTCATCATAATCAAAACAAAAAATCGCCCCTTTCTCATTAAAATGCTTATGGGTGAAAATAAAAGTGGGAGCTTTGATAAGTTTGTGTCCAAAAATAAGCATAAAAGTCCTTTTTGCTTTGATTTTATCGTATTTTGCTTAAAGTTAATGAAAAAACGATAAAATAAAAATAAATTCAGTCAAAGAGTGCTAAATGAGTTCGATTGCTATCATCGGTGCTGGAAAATGGGGAAGTGCGTTATACCACGCCCTAAATGTAAAAAATACTTGCTTCATAAGCTCTCCCACTCCAAGAGAAATGCCAAATTTCATTTCCATTGAAAAAGCCCTAAAGTGCGAATACCTCATCTTCGCCCTAAGCACTCAAGCCCTAAGAGCGTGGCTTAAAGCTCATTTTGAAAATCAAAACGCAAAAGTTTTAATCGCATCTAAGGGAATCGAAGCAAAGACGGGGCTATTTTTAGATGAAATTTTTATGGAATTCTTAGATGAAAATCAAATTTGTGTCTTAAGCGGACCCTCATTTGCCACAGAAGTTGAAAATCATCTCCCCACAGCCTTAATGATAAATGGTAAAAATCTAAATCTTTGCAAAGAATTTGCAAATTTTTTTCCCTCATTTATCAAAACTTATGTTGATGATGATGTAAGAGGTGCTGAAATTTGTGGAGCATATAAAAATGTCCTCGCCATAGCAAGTGGAATTTGCGATGGCTTAAAACTTGGCAATAATGCAAGAGCAAGTCTCATCGCAAGAGGCTTAATAGAAATGCACCGCTTTGGCAAATTTTTTAAAGCAAAGGAAGAAACCTTTTTGGGATTAAGTGGGGCGGGGGATTTATTTTTAACCGCTTCTAGCGTGCTTTCAAGAAATTACCGCGTGGGATTAATGCTCGCTCAAAATAAAAATTTAGAAGAAATTTTACAAATTCTTGGCGAGGTCGCTGAGGGAGTGGGGACGGCTTTTGCTATCGATAAACTCGCTAAGGAAAAAGATATTTACACGCCTATAGTGAGTGAAGTGGTAAAAATTTTAGAGGGCGAGGGTGTAGAAAATTCTGTGAAAAAACTCTTAAAACAAAGTGATTGGATATAAGATGATAATTAAAAATGCAAAAATTTATGGAAAAGACTTAAAAGATGTCGCAATCTCGCAAGGACATATTCAAAAAATAGGCGAAAATTTACAAGGAGATGAAATTTTTGACGCTAAAGGGCTGACACTTTTACCTTCTTTTATAGATTTATGTGTCAATCTTAAAAATGAAAAATTTTCTTTATCAAATTTAGAACTTTTGGAAAAAGAATGCCTAAAAAGTGGGATTAGCACCATACTTTTACGCGATGTGATGGACTTTGATGAGGAAGCTTTCACTTTATTTTTACAAAATTTATCACATAGGAACTTGCAAATTTTTTCTAGCATTAAAGTCAAGGAAAAGCTAAGAAATATCGCCACACTTATCAATAAGGGTGCTGTCGCTTTGGAGCTTGACAGCTCACTAAATGCTAATATCCTTAAAATCGCTATGCAATACGCCCTAATGAAAAAAGTGCCTATTTTTGCTAAATGCTTAAATGAAGATTTTGATGATAATGGCGTAATGAATGAGTGCGCACTTGGCTTTGAACTAGGACTCATCGGTATGAGCGGGGTGGGTGAATTTAGCGAAGTTGCCAAACTAAGAGAAATCGCAAATTTTTATCAAAGCGAAATCATTTATGACCAACTTAGCCTTGCAAAATCAATTCGTTTAGCACAAGATGAAGCGATTTTAGTCAGCATACATCACCTAATTAAAAATGAAAATGCTTGTGAAAATTTTAATACCGCTGCGAAAATCAAGCCCCCTTTAAGAAGTGAAGAAGATAGGGTTTTTTTACAAAATGCTCTTAAAGAGGGTAAAATTCGCTTTTTAAGTGCTGCACATTGTCCTAAATCTATCAATTTAAAAGATTTAGCCTTTGATGAAGCGGCATTTGGAATTCATAGCATTTGTGAGTATATCAGCCTTTGCTATAGCTTTTTTATCCGTAATCACTTTATGTCTTGGGAAAAATTATGTGAATTTACAAGCCTAAACGCGGCAAAATTTTTGAAGCTAAATAGCGGAGAAATCAAGGAAGGTAAAGAGGCAAATTTGGTTTTATTTGATGAAAATGCAACGATAAAAGCACCCACAAATTCCCTTTATAGCAAAGATGAGCTTAAGGGAGAAATTAAACATCATCTACTTAAAGGGCAGTTTGTCCTTTAATGCTCAAATTCTTTAAGCTCTTTAGTTGTGCCAAGCAGTATCACAACATCGCCCGAAAAAGCTGTAATCGTCTCTAAATCAGGCAAAATTTCCCAGTCGGCATTGAGTTTTTTATAAGCGACAAGATGCATATTTTGAGCGATGTGCTTGAGTGAATTTCCTGCCAATTTATCATCAACAATAATCTTTACCGCACGCATTGTATTAGAAGAAAGGTCAAAAACCTCAAAATCCATACTCTGCACCAAAAATTCCTTCACCAGTCTCTTCGCACTTTCTTTTTCTGGGTAAATCACCTTAGTCGCACCTAGCTTTGAAAGAATTTGCCCATGAATGTTAGAAGTCGCTTTTGCTATGATATTACTCACGCCTATATCCTTAAGAGCCATTAAAGTCAAAATGCTTTTTTCAACATTTTCACCTATACTCACAATCACAACCCCAAGGTCGTGAAAACCAGCCTCTTTAAGCGCGGCAGCATTTGTAGAGTCTAAGATATAAGCATAATTAACCGCACTTTGTATGCTTTTTAACGCCTCTTCGTCTTTATCGGCGATTACCACAGTATGCCCAGCAGCCAAAAGCTCCTCCGCTACAACAGAGCCAAATTTCCCAAGTCCTATCACTCCATAAGTTAAATTCTTCATCGCTTCCCTTTTTACAAATTCACTTTACCCTGAGGGTATCTTAAATGCTTTACCTTATCTTGCCTGAAAACAGAAAGGAAAAAAGCAAATACCCCTATCCTTCCGCTTATCATCATTATAATAATAATAATTTTACTCACATCGCTAAATTTCGCACATAAAGAAAGTGTGCCACCATCTCCCACAGAAAGCCCCACGGTAGCAAAGGCTGAAGAGGTTTCAAAAAACAAAGCAATAAATTTAAAATCCGTCTCAAGCAAAGAAAGAGAAATAGCCGCCACAACGATATAAACAGCCGAGCCAACGCTAATAATAAAAGCTCTACTAATGGTTTCTTGTGGAATTTCATAGCCAAACATTCTCACGCGCCCATTTCTCAAAGTCCAGTAAGCATAAAGTAAAAGCACCATCACGGTCGTTACTTTCATACCTCCAGCCGTTCCTCCGGGCGCACCACCTATCACCATAAATAAAGAGCCAAAAAACAAACTCGCATCTTTAAAGCCCGCAATGTCTAGGGTATTAAAACCCGAAGTGCGGTAATTTACAGCCGCAAAATAAGAAGCTAAAATTTTATCAAAAAAAGAAAAGTCGCCTATGGTTTTAGTATTATAATACTCAAAAATAAAAGTGATAAGGGTAGAAAAAATAATAAAAAATATCGTCGCAAAAACGACAATTTTCGTATGCAAACTAAGACTTTGCAAACGCTTTTTTTGAAAAAAATAAAGCTCAATCACCACAAAATACCCAAGTCCGCCGATAATCACAAGGGAAGTGATGAGAAGATTGATAGTAATATCGTGTTTATACTCTAGCAAGCCATTTTCAAAAAGGATAAAACCTGAATTATTAAAAGCGCTTACCGCGTGGAAAAAACCAAACCATAAAGCCTTAGTAAAACTCATCTCTAAAGCAAAACGCAGGGTAAAAAGTATAGTCCCTATCAACTCTATGATAAAGATAAAAAGCAAAACTTTTTTAAAAAATTTAAAAATCCCCTCCATTGAAGGGTAAAGAAAGGACTCTTTAAGTAAATTTCTACCGCTAAAACCGACTTTTTTGCGTATGAGTATATAAACAAAAAGCCCTATACCCATATAGCCCAAACCGCCTATTTGCACGAGTGCTAAGATGATAATTTGCCCCCAAAGTGTAAAGTCCGCAGCCGTGTTTTTCACAACAAGTCCCGTCATACTTACAGCGGAAGTGCTAGTAAAAAAAGCATCTATAAAAGATATGGGCTTAGTGTGAGCCCAGTCAAAAGACAAAAGCACAGCACCCAAAAAAGCGATGATAACATAACCCGCAAGAAAAATTTTAAAGGTGCGTCTATCTAGTCCAAATTGTTTCAAAAATCCTCTTTTCAAGTTAAAAACTTTAATTCTATCTTATCAAAACTTTAAAAAATATAAAACAAATTTAGGAATTTTAAACTTATATTAAAGTTAAAAAGATAGAATTACATTTTTATATTTTGCGTGGTTGGATAGCTCAGTCGGTAGAGCAGCAGACTGAAAATCTGCGTGTCGGCAGTTCGATTCTGCCTCTAACCACCATCTTATTAGCTTTCTATTAAAATTTTATCAACAAAAATTAAAGTTTGAATAATTCGCAATGGTCTATCTTAAATTGAAGCATTTTCGCACTTTCTCTACCTCCATCACCGCCTTTTCTTTGCATAGTAACTTTGCCTATTTTAAGGCTTCCCTGCGGAGAAAATTTAACAATATCACTTCATTAAAGGGCTTTAAACTCTAATTTTTCCCTTTCCCAAACGCCCCATTTTTCTAAATCATAGCTTTTTTCTATGAGATAAAAATTTAAGCCATTTTCACCGCACTGCTTCACACTAACTAGCTCAAAAATATAATCTAACTCTTTATTAATGTAAGCCTCTTCAGCGATTTCTTTTAACTCGTTTAAGGATTTTCCTAACATTAGCTTTCTATGCTCCTCTTCGCTTATATCCTCCCATAAAACGCCATAACCCACCAAAAACTCCGCATAATAAATTCTTAAATTCTCCAAAGCCTCACTTAAATCACCAAACAACTTAATTTCTTGCAAAATTTCATCACTTCTATTTTCGCCCATATATTTTAAAAGCACACCATACATTACACTAATCCTTGATAAGATATTTGCACACTTTTATTTTGTTTAAAATCAAAATGTTTTAAAGGATTGAAAAATAAACTTTCTTTCGGCATTTCTTTTAAATTTCTTACAACAAACAAACAATAATTTTCCTTAAATTTATCTGCCATTTCATACTCTTTTTGCGTGAGTAAAAACTGCCCCTTATCTTCACTAAGTCCCTTAACCTCTACGCAAATTTGCTTATGATTTAAATCAAGCTTAAAATCAAAACCGCAACCAAATTCTCCAACATCAAGCACATTAAAATTTACAAAATGCTTTTTAAAATTTTGTAAAAAATACTGCTCCGCAGCCTTACCTGTGGCCACTCTTTTGATAAAACTTGTCTCTAATTTAAAATCTAAAAATTCACTCACTTGTAATTTTGCTTCATAATTTTCAATTAAAAAGCTAGAGATTAAATTTTTAAAAGATTCAAATTCTATATCTTTATATTTTTCAAAAATGATTTTTGTATAAGTTCTAAGTTCTCTTTTGTGCCAACCCTTTCTAGCATTATCAAAATAAGGGTCAAATTCATCTCTATAATTTTTAATATTACTAGGCTTACCTTGCAAAGAAAGCCCTAAGATGTTAAAGGCTTCTATAAAGCTGGAAAAGCCTAGAGCCTTGTAAGCTAAGGTATCAAATTTAGAAAGAAACAAACCACAAAGGATAAGCTTATCTCTATTTTTTACAGCGATTTTAGGCATAGCTTTCCTTACACAATAAAAATAGACTTTCCAAGCTAAGACGCCCACCGCCAATGCCGCTACAAAAATCTATGAAAGTCATTTTTTACCCTTAAAATAACAATTATAACGCAAAATG includes:
- a CDS encoding NAD(P)H-dependent glycerol-3-phosphate dehydrogenase, with product MSSIAIIGAGKWGSALYHALNVKNTCFISSPTPREMPNFISIEKALKCEYLIFALSTQALRAWLKAHFENQNAKVLIASKGIEAKTGLFLDEIFMEFLDENQICVLSGPSFATEVENHLPTALMINGKNLNLCKEFANFFPSFIKTYVDDDVRGAEICGAYKNVLAIASGICDGLKLGNNARASLIARGLIEMHRFGKFFKAKEETFLGLSGAGDLFLTASSVLSRNYRVGLMLAQNKNLEEILQILGEVAEGVGTAFAIDKLAKEKDIYTPIVSEVVKILEGEGVENSVKKLLKQSDWI
- a CDS encoding amidohydrolase family protein produces the protein MIIKNAKIYGKDLKDVAISQGHIQKIGENLQGDEIFDAKGLTLLPSFIDLCVNLKNEKFSLSNLELLEKECLKSGISTILLRDVMDFDEEAFTLFLQNLSHRNLQIFSSIKVKEKLRNIATLINKGAVALELDSSLNANILKIAMQYALMKKVPIFAKCLNEDFDDNGVMNECALGFELGLIGMSGVGEFSEVAKLREIANFYQSEIIYDQLSLAKSIRLAQDEAILVSIHHLIKNENACENFNTAAKIKPPLRSEEDRVFLQNALKEGKIRFLSAAHCPKSINLKDLAFDEAAFGIHSICEYISLCYSFFIRNHFMSWEKLCEFTSLNAAKFLKLNSGEIKEGKEANLVLFDENATIKAPTNSLYSKDELKGEIKHHLLKGQFVL
- a CDS encoding potassium channel family protein, yielding MKNLTYGVIGLGKFGSVVAEELLAAGHTVVIADKDEEALKSIQSAVNYAYILDSTNAAALKEAGFHDLGVVIVSIGENVEKSILTLMALKDIGVSNIIAKATSNIHGQILSKLGATKVIYPEKESAKRLVKEFLVQSMDFEVFDLSSNTMRAVKIIVDDKLAGNSLKHIAQNMHLVAYKKLNADWEILPDLETITAFSGDVVILLGTTKELKEFEH
- a CDS encoding TrkH family potassium uptake protein produces the protein MKQFGLDRRTFKIFLAGYVIIAFLGAVLLSFDWAHTKPISFIDAFFTSTSAVSMTGLVVKNTAADFTLWGQIIILALVQIGGLGYMGIGLFVYILIRKKVGFSGRNLLKESFLYPSMEGIFKFFKKVLLFIFIIELIGTILFTLRFALEMSFTKALWFGFFHAVSAFNNSGFILFENGLLEYKHDITINLLITSLVIIGGLGYFVVIELYFFQKKRLQSLSLHTKIVVFATIFFIIFSTLITFIFEYYNTKTIGDFSFFDKILASYFAAVNYRTSGFNTLDIAGFKDASLFFGSLFMVIGGAPGGTAGGMKVTTVMVLLLYAYWTLRNGRVRMFGYEIPQETISRAFIISVGSAVYIVVAAISLSLLETDFKFIALFFETSSAFATVGLSVGDGGTLSLCAKFSDVSKIIIIIMMISGRIGVFAFFLSVFRQDKVKHLRYPQGKVNL
- a CDS encoding DUF3883 domain-containing protein — translated: MPKIAVKNRDKLILCGLFLSKFDTLAYKALGFSSFIEAFNILGLSLQGKPSNIKNYRDEFDPYFDNARKGWHKRELRTYTKIIFEKYKDIEFESFKNLISSFLIENYEAKLQVSEFLDFKLETSFIKRVATGKAAEQYFLQNFKKHFVNFNVLDVGEFGCGFDFKLDLNHKQICVEVKGLSEDKGQFLLTQKEYEMADKFKENYCLFVVRNLKEMPKESLFFNPLKHFDFKQNKSVQISYQGLV
- a CDS encoding DNA cytosine methyltransferase, whose protein sequence is MTFIDFCSGIGGGRLSLESLFLLCKESYA